The following coding sequences lie in one Elusimicrobiota bacterium genomic window:
- a CDS encoding CvpA family protein codes for MQAINWVDIVVTIVLLFGIGFGVSRGVISMITSVFSAAVGILFAMSYGNNWVIVPNLPLIVNYILLFFISSGIVFLLGLILKKILHALMLGFIDRILGGVVGFAFGFIIASAIFFVLTMFPQLKQYAAESYSSQVFSKMIEWDDIVPQEVKDLQKIDVSKEVQKKMEQPMKSLKELQEQQKDIGQIQKKIEKGIKKLNED; via the coding sequence ATGCAAGCAATTAACTGGGTAGATATTGTTGTAACCATAGTATTATTATTCGGTATAGGCTTCGGTGTTTCCCGCGGGGTTATCAGTATGATCACCTCAGTATTTTCCGCGGCAGTAGGGATCCTTTTTGCTATGTCGTATGGCAACAACTGGGTTATTGTCCCGAATCTTCCGTTAATAGTAAACTATATCCTTCTTTTTTTTATTAGCAGCGGCATTGTTTTTCTGTTAGGTTTAATACTAAAAAAAATCTTGCACGCATTAATGCTGGGCTTCATCGACCGTATCCTCGGTGGGGTGGTAGGGTTCGCATTTGGGTTCATCATTGCATCCGCAATATTTTTTGTATTAACTATGTTCCCGCAGTTAAAACAGTACGCCGCAGAATCATATTCTTCTCAAGTATTCAGTAAAATGATTGAATGGGACGATATTGTTCCTCAGGAAGTGAAAGACTTGCAGAAAATTGATGTTAGTAAGGAAGTACAGAAGAAAATGGAACAACCTATGAAGTCGTTGAAGGAATTACAGGAACAGCAGAAGGATATAGGCCAAATACAAAAAAAGATTGAGAAAGGTATAAAGAAACTAAATGAAGATTGA
- a CDS encoding DUF1015 domain-containing protein — protein sequence MVIIQPFKGIHYRTLRKDGIQNFICPPYDVIPVEERAWYRQVSPYNIVRLELPQGKNKYLTAQSIYKKWITKHVLEQDSSAAFYIYSQSFNNLTDSKIYTRYGIFVALKAEPFGKNVRPHEHTFKKYKNDRLRLYNATKLNISPVFGIFSDNNNRITKFIHSYCLKNQPVNDFYDKYHTRQRLWVVSSPELCDNISKMFKKTVVYIADGHHRYETGVMYAKNNRGIDSAQYCLVGLTAMEDPGLLVLPTHRMAVLKNKIELNKLFNELRTYFVFTPVNNFVPKKNITCIISYLGKKFSVKLTPKGIAEIRKMHPRASNIYRQLEVTVLHSLLIPKLPVHEVRYYKNFSDLSSDSKKYAGNKVFSIFLPSPRIKDVKAVANNSEFMPHKSTYFYPKLPTGMVMYSLKNSR from the coding sequence ATGGTAATCATTCAACCGTTTAAAGGTATACATTATAGAACCTTGAGAAAAGACGGTATACAAAATTTTATCTGCCCGCCCTACGACGTTATCCCGGTAGAAGAACGCGCGTGGTACCGCCAGGTAAGCCCGTATAACATTGTACGGCTGGAGCTTCCTCAGGGTAAGAATAAATATCTTACCGCCCAAAGTATTTATAAGAAATGGATAACTAAACACGTTCTGGAACAGGATAGCTCCGCAGCGTTTTATATTTACAGCCAGTCATTTAACAATCTTACAGATAGTAAAATCTATACACGTTATGGTATTTTTGTAGCGTTAAAAGCAGAACCGTTCGGTAAAAATGTTCGGCCTCATGAGCATACGTTTAAAAAATATAAAAATGATAGGTTACGGCTTTATAACGCAACAAAACTCAACATCAGCCCGGTATTCGGGATTTTTAGTGATAATAATAATAGGATAACAAAGTTTATACATTCATATTGCCTTAAGAATCAACCGGTAAATGATTTTTATGATAAATACCATACACGCCAGCGGTTATGGGTGGTATCCTCGCCGGAACTCTGTGACAATATTTCTAAGATGTTCAAAAAAACAGTTGTCTATATAGCTGACGGGCATCACCGGTACGAAACCGGTGTGATGTATGCAAAGAACAACCGCGGGATTGATTCTGCACAATACTGCCTTGTCGGCCTTACCGCAATGGAAGATCCTGGGTTGCTGGTACTTCCTACTCACAGAATGGCGGTACTAAAAAATAAAATTGAGCTAAATAAACTGTTTAACGAACTAAGAACTTACTTTGTTTTTACTCCGGTTAACAATTTTGTACCCAAGAAAAATATTACCTGTATAATTTCGTATCTCGGTAAAAAGTTTAGCGTAAAACTTACACCCAAAGGTATAGCTGAAATAAGAAAGATGCACCCCCGTGCCTCAAACATCTACCGACAGTTGGAAGTAACGGTACTTCACTCTTTATTAATCCCAAAACTTCCGGTTCACGAAGTAAGGTATTACAAAAACTTTTCTGACCTTTCTTCCGATTCGAAGAAGTATGCGGGAAATAAGGTTTTTTCGATATTCCTTCCGTCTCCAAGAATAAAAGATGTAAAAGCCGTAGCTAATAACAGCGAGTTTATGCCGCATAAATCCACATATTTTTATCCCAAACTTCCTACGGGGATGGTAATGTATTCTTTAAAAAATAGCAGGTAA
- a CDS encoding type II secretion system protein: MAIKNMLKILNRAKKSNNRGMTLVEVLIGVAIMGILGSLMATFLVNGMRFFQLSQVRAEIQRDARRCLDLMNRTIRQAQASTIRISSETNQPPCSKMSFTTVKDQMVIYYQENSKLYQKVSMDNGTTYRTDTLAEGLRVATFAFPKSDDTAIIAVSLSFEKAIYSGTKALQMSVEQIRVMND, translated from the coding sequence ATGGCCATAAAAAATATGCTTAAAATACTCAACCGTGCTAAGAAATCTAATAACCGCGGTATGACTTTGGTGGAAGTTCTTATCGGGGTTGCTATTATGGGAATTCTTGGTTCTTTGATGGCAACATTTTTGGTTAACGGTATGCGTTTTTTTCAGTTATCACAGGTACGTGCTGAGATCCAACGTGATGCACGGCGTTGTCTTGACTTAATGAACCGTACCATTCGCCAGGCTCAGGCGTCTACCATACGCATTTCCTCAGAAACTAATCAGCCGCCGTGTTCAAAGATGAGTTTTACTACAGTTAAAGATCAAATGGTTATTTACTACCAGGAAAACAGTAAGTTATACCAAAAAGTTAGTATGGATAACGGGACTACATACCGTACAGATACACTTGCTGAAGGTTTACGTGTAGCAACCTTTGCGTTTCCAAAGAGTGATGACACGGCAATCATAGCGGTATCACTAAGTTTTGAAAAAGCTATTTACTCCGGGACTAAAGCTTTACAGATGTCTGTTGAACAAATCAGGGTGATGAATGACTAG